The DNA sequence GgaagcattttaaaaaataaataaactcaaACTCAATTCTTACTCTGAGCTGAGGCGGCAGAGCGCAGTCAGCCAACTGGGCCATGTCCTCCTGGAGTTGGCAGATATGAGGCTCCAGACTGAGGACCTTCACACAGATGCCCGGCTTGTTGGATACTTGAGAgccaaaaagaaataaaaggagATTCAAGCTGTGAAAAACAGATGAGTGCAGTCTAAGCATGACATGGCATCTTACCAAAGTCGTACAACTGTCGGCATTTAATCTGCAGCTCCTCGATCAAATCTGTCATTTTGCACTGCTTAGCGAGGCGTCTGCAGTCGTCCACGAGGCTTACGTCAATATCCATACGTCCTTTAACATCAAAGCACAAATTAAAGATGGGCATGATAATCCATCTGTGATTAGATGGATCATGTGGAATTGATTATTGATTTATTATGTTTTGAAGCAAATAGGGCAAATGAAAAACATGATATCCGAGTCATGGCAATTCCTCTGGGTGATGTTATTGGTCTCAATGACTATCCCCAATCCCATTGAAATAATACTGAAAAATTaacaattcattcattcaatgatTTTTCCAATAGCCAGTTTTATAAATTATTGACTCAAGTTTACCACAAATATAAACTATGGACTGTCACTTTACAGGATCATAATATTTACTTTATTCAGACACACTAGCAATAAAAACAGTTATGTCGTTTTTGGACAAACCCTCTTTGAATTACAAAAATGTTTACCCAATTAGTAagactgagaaaaaaaagcaaacaagacAGTTTTGGGATAGTTTTTCTCCATTACTCTCTTATCCAGTAAACATGGTTCACTATGAGGCagtcaaaccttcccctggagaaTTAGTAGCTGCAAAATATCCTCACCCGTATATAAATATTGCAGAATGGCTCCAAAAGCTGCAGGGTTGATCTGAAAGCAGGTACAAATTTATGTTCTCATACCAGAAGCAGGCAAATTGTGCCAATGACGCAATAGAATGAACATACCAGAGGATGCTTGAGATGGATCAAGGTTTTGTCTTTCCATTTGGTCGCAAACATTTCGCTGAAGTACTCCGAGAGTGCACCGAGCACGCATCGGTGAGCCGTGAACATTTGCCCGTGAACGAGGAACGTGATGTCACTGTGGAGTCCCTGTTCCAGCAACCtgaggagtgagcaaatcttagGATGACATAGATGTGGCTTTACTTTATTAGATGACATTAATATGATTAGCCCCacaatcagtttttttttttaataaaatctaATACTAACTTCTCTAAAATCTAATTGAATCTAACTatcgatgggtggatggattaattcaaaaaataaaaatccaaataaaaaaaaaaacaactataatGAAATATAGTTCTAATATAGTAATATCGTATGAACTCAAACTACTTAAAGGTCAAAGCTTACAAATGTAGGAAGTAGTTAAAATCATCCCGCTTCATGGCACGGACACCGACACACTTGTACTCTTTGAGCAGGCGTCGGATTGAGTCGTTCAGTGAGCCGTACAGGCACCGCTCGCCATCAAATGTGTTGGCCTCACACTTGGCACCTACATGGCaacaaagaaaaggaaaaagacgCATCTTTCTGGAATGCTGTGTCACACGAGGAACATGACAGGACGGCACTTGCTTACCACTTGCCAGCAGGTACTGGACTAGCTCTTCGTGGCCACAGAGGCAAGCATAATATCTAGCAGACAAGAGAGGTCATCTTAGAAATGGGAAATAATACTTTTCTGTTAACCACAAATGGTACTTACAAGGGGCTGCTATCCCATTGATCTCTTATATTGAGGTCCACGTCTCGCTGTTCAACGAGGTATCTATAAGACACAAAATCAGTGGCTTATAATTCTAGTATAATGGAGTCAGAATATACAGCTGTCAAAAACATCAAAAGACCACAACAAAATGAGAATtagaatacaattaaaattttgatttattctataaaccagaggtccccaaccaccggccCGCGGACCGGTCCATGTGTCACTTGGTActgggccgccaagccgcacagaattttttttattgacgatCAATTAACTCAGGTCAAGacgccccagtcgagcccgtaaagctagcaaaaatgagtaagaatttatactATAATTGTTACCTGTAAATTTCAAACTTGGAAAGCACTTCACTGATGCACGACCACCAATAGATGGCAGCAAtgcaccatttttattttttatatgagAAGCATCCACTTTGGGAGATCTGACTGACTGCATTTTGTTAAACCTAACTTTGTTCTATTGCTGATTATATAACAACAGAAAAAGGTAGAATGAAACTTTTTTTGGTGAAAGGAGAAAATCTATTCTTTTGGTAGATTCAGCGTATACAAAGAACAGAATATCCTgtgagtcttgaaaaaaaaatgccttaaaATAATCATTGGTGGTGCTACCATCATTTAGTTTAAATTGTGTATGTGTTTTATTCGATTTGTATCGTAGTGTTGCAGAATGCCTCACATGCTGTAGTATTATGACGCCAAAACACTCATGATCACTACTATTTGGCTAACGACAGAAACTATCGTTTAGTTCAGCAATAACTGTAGCTCAAAGCTCCCACGGAATTCATTTTACGGTAAGAATTCGAAGAAACCGTTCTATTGGACTAAATACGCTTGTACACATGTAATGGTTACCTGACTCTACAAATGTCGCCCTTTCTGCAACTACTAAATAAATCGTTGACGTCCATGATCGTCTCGGTGTTTTCGGTCCTCTGAAATGCATTGAGTCGGCCTGTCAACTGGACAGGTAAGCGATCGGTGGGGAAGGGCTGAGAGTTTGTTCGCTCGGAAATTGAGTGAGGTACTGTCAAGATCGACGCTCAGTTGTTTACAAGTGCTCGCTTGCTCAGTTATGTTTTGCTGGACGGAAGGAGTTCCGGAGTCACGTGACGTAGTGGCGTTGCCTTCACGGCATCAAGAAAGCCGGATAAAAGAAAAAACTAGAAATGTTtattttagatttttattttagattttCGGATTCCGTCTAAACTATTCCACGTGTGGCTTGATTGATTTTGTAATACGGCAATTTTTGGACAGTGACATGAAGAAGACCAGATGTCTCATGGCACACTGCTACGCGGTGTGCTCATTTCCTTATAACTTCATGTGATTTAAAATGCTTTCATCAAATGCACCACAGTtagtcagaaaaaaaagaatacctccttcctccaaatttgaaaagaaaaagacgTGCCCCGTGTGAGGCTCGAACTCACGACcttcagattatgagactgacgcgCTGCCTACTGCGCCAACGAGGCCTGTCTGGATTCAAGAAATAAGTGCTTTATAACATAAAACATCTTAATAAATGCTGAATTTTAATTAAGTTGCCATGCCTGCAATTCTCCGCTGACGCGTGACTTCCAGAGTACTTTCACGCAAGAAAGTACGAAAGCTGATTGCGTTTCTCTTCATtaggtcaataaaaaaaaaatcaagatacaGCTATGAGTACTGTAAAATAAACAACTAACTTCAAATCTGATAAGCATatgtaataatttaatttctccATGCGTACACACTATACAGAAAATAGTTTACATCAACATCAcgacaatgtaaaaaaaaaaaagaaaattaggaTGCTGAAGAAGTGTCACAGATCACGGAAGGCTCATAAGTGGTTCATGGTTCAGCAGAGTGTGGTAGTGTTAGTACATGATGGaatcaaaaacaaaatatatacagtatatatatttttttttacatcacacaACAAACAAAACCGATTTGTTAGAAAATCCAGAAACATTATGGTACATCTCTACAATATCAGCCAGCCCAGCAGccaagggtgtttttttttttttttaaccaccttAAATTCTGATTTAACTTCATGAAAACATTCAAGTAAGATTTAATCATTGCTCCTTTTCCCCCGACAGAAATGGGGTCAGACTCATTTATACTGTATGTGCTATCGGAGAAGGCAGCACAAACCAAACTCATCTTGACTTCACTTGGCActattgtaattaaaaaaaaataacattgcaAACAAAATCCTTCATGTTACAGTCACTAGCGCTTTACGACATTAGTTATGCTCAGTTTTAGCAATATacaatcaggtttttttttcaaggaaaCTGAGTAATTACATGGTTGTTCTTGTGGTTGCCATGGAAGCCCAGCTGCCACGTTTCTATTAATTCTGGCTCATGATGGCCAGCTCTCAGCTCATTGTAACAAAGCTTAACATGAAAAACAAGAACGGGAAATACAGCATTGTTTTGACTGCACTGACACGAGTGGCTCAgtgatagcattttctcgatgacttTCTTCAAAAAATTCATTCTGCTTCTGGCAAGTGCATTAACAAAAACAGCCAGTCAGGTGGGACAAGTTGCCCTGCATTGGTGAAATATCTTCTTGTTCGTTTTCTCTTCACTCCGCCTCCTCTCAGAACAACACGTCCTCATTGGTGATGAGCATTTCGACCACCAGCCTTTGGTAGCGGATGTCATTGAGTGCCGTCATGGCATCCAAGTCAGGTGATCTCATCAATGTGGGTCCAAAGACAATTCCAAGGTTCTCACTGGACATGAGGTTGTCCTTTTCGTACTGGGTCACCCTGAAGGAAGAAAAGGAAAGGCTCATGTCTTGGAAAAGGCCTTAAAATAAACAAGTGTTCATTTAAGCCCCGTTTCCGCAGACCTTTCATGATGTTTGTAAACAATAGATGCCTTGACTGTTCATGACATTACCTAACAAAAATAGATGTGGCAGGCGCTTAC is a window from the Syngnathus scovelli strain Florida chromosome 2, RoL_Ssco_1.2, whole genome shotgun sequence genome containing:
- the abtb1 gene encoding ankyrin repeat and BTB/POZ domain-containing protein 1; this encodes MDVNDLFSSCRKGDICRVRYLVEQRDVDLNIRDQWDSSPLYYACLCGHEELVQYLLASGAKCEANTFDGERCLYGSLNDSIRRLLKEYKCVGVRAMKRDDFNYFLHLLLEQGLHSDITFLVHGQMFTAHRCVLGALSEYFSEMFATKWKDKTLIHLKHPLINPAAFGAILQYLYTGRMDIDVSLVDDCRRLAKQCKMTDLIEELQIKCRQLYDFVSNKPGICVKVLSLEPHICQLQEDMAQLADCALPPQLRVGYGALPFNNVDHLPTYPDVCFRVDGYDFLCHKAFFCGRSDYFKALLEDHFCEGEQLQSQPSTPAITLHNISHQIFIHIMYYIYSDDTQVTRENVFDILCVADMYLLPGLKRLCSKTLAKNLCEDNVLCMWKTAKLFRLTRLEDQCIEFMAKIIELLVEKEEFAEMVKEDAALLEERQETDSVPLIDEIRSYIVSNVQTYSAIEEANQKLEVLEELLLSIDIDC